From a region of the Helianthus annuus cultivar XRQ/B chromosome 5, HanXRQr2.0-SUNRISE, whole genome shotgun sequence genome:
- the LOC110939393 gene encoding caffeic acid 3-O-methyltransferase, producing MDSYKMSQEEEGLLRVNQITMGMLLPMVIKTAIELDLFEIMAKTPGGNFSSLDLASSLPRQTQETPVLIERILRFLASHSVVTSTVVKDEHGDSKNLYGMTALSYNYVRRQDGTSHASSLLFIYDKVLVNCWYHLKDAVIEGGVPFDKAHGVNAFEYGAKDNRFNEVFNKCMYDKTRIVMKMILESYKGFEGVKEVIDVGGGLGANLELIVSKYPNIKGINLDLPHVIKDAPLYPGVEHIGGDMFQSVPKGDVIFMKWILHDWGNGYCLKVLKNCWAALPEGGKVVVVEAIIPGPESDTGYSDEVSKIAIGSDLIMLMANPGGKERTAKEYNVMAIEAGFTSMEIVCRVSTFWIMEFYKSV from the exons ATGGACTCTTACAAGATGTCTCAAGAAGAGGAAGGGCTACTTAGAGTGAATCAAATAACCATGGGAATGCTTCTTCCTATGGTCATTAAAACCGCTATAGAACTCGATCTCTTTGAGATCATGGCAAAGACTCCTGGTGGCAACTTCTCTTCTTTGGATCTTGCTTCCAGTCTTCCTAGACAAACCCAGGAGACCCCAGTGTTAATTGAACGGATTCTTCGGTTTCTCGCCAGCCACTCGGTTGTCACATCAACCGTAGTAAAGGATGAACATGGAGATTCGAAGAACTTATATGGCATGACAGCCTTGTCCTATAACTATGTCCGAAGACAAGACGGGACGTCGCATGCTTCATCGCTTCTCTTTATCTACGATAAAGTACTTGTTAATTGTTG GTACCATCTGAAAGATGCAGTTATTGAGGGAGGGGTTCCATTTGACAAAGCTCATGGGGTGAATGCATTTGAGTATGGTGCAAAAGATAATAGATTCAATGAGGTCTTCAACAAGTGCATGTATGACAAAACAAGAATAGTGATGAAGATGATTCTTGAAAGTTACAAGGGATTTGAAGGAGTCAAAGAGGTGATTGATGTAGGTGGTGGTTTAGGTGCTAACCTTGAGCTTATTGTTTCTAAGTACCCTAATATTAAGGGGATCAACCTTGACCTACCTCATGTCATTAAGGATGCACCTCTTTACCCAG GTGTGGAACATATCGGAGGAGATATGTTCCAAAGTGTTCCTAAAGGAGATGTTATTTTCATGAAG TGGATACTTCATGACTGGGGTAACGGTTATTGCCTCAAGGTTCTAAAGAACTGTTGGGCGGCATTACCAGAGGGCGgtaaggtggtggtggtggaggcgATAATTCCCGGCCCTGAAAGTGATACCGGCTACAGTGATGAAGTTTCTAAGATCGCCATTGGTAGTGATTTGATAATGCTGATGGCTAACCCTGGAGGCAAAGAGCGAACCGCAAAAGAATACAACGTAATGGCCATAGAGGCTGGATTCACTTCTATGGAAATTGTTTGTAGGGTCTCTACATTTTGGATCATGGAATTCTACAAGAGCGTTTAA